Within Saccharomonospora cyanea NA-134, the genomic segment TGACTTCCTTGTGCACCTTCGTCACCAACGGGCACGTCGCGTCGATGGTGCGCAGGTTGCGCTCCGCCGCCTCAGCGTGCACCGCGGGCGACACACCGTGCGCGGAGAACACCACGAGCGCGCCTTCTGGCACCTCGGAGGTCTCGTCGACGAAGATGACACCACGCTCCCGCAGCGTCTCGACGACGTGCTTGTTGTGCACGATCTCCTTACGGACGTAGACGGGAGCACCGTACTTTTCGAGGGCCTTCTCCACCGTGACAACCGCCCTGTCCACGCCGGCGCAGTAACCGCGAGGCTTGGCCAGCAGGACGCGCTTGCCGTTCGGGGCGGGGCTCGCTGCACTCATGAGGCCCAGGGTACGGGAGGCCACTCGGCGCCTGCTCACGACGATCTCGTGGGACGACTGACACGCCTGGCCGGATCGGGTTGGGCACGGTGTGCCCTGTGCGGCAGGCTAGAGGTATGAAACATGTCCCGTTCCCGCTCCGGGTAGCCGCCGGCCTGGCCGTCACGACGGCCGAGCGGGTGCGTGGGCTGCCCAAGCAGCTCGTGGAACTGCCCGTCACCGTGGCCAGTCAGGCGTTGCAACTGTCCATGCGTGTGCAACAGCACGTCACCGAACTGGCGATCAGGGGTGACGACGCCCTGTCGTCGCTGCGCCGCCCCGAGGAAACACCCGAATGGGCGACATTCGACGAGGACCTCGACGACGTCGGTGGCCTTGGAGACGAGACCACCGCCGGGGTGGGCACCGCGCCGGCCACCGACGGGGACGATCCGTGGGCGGAGGAGGAGCGTGCCCTCGCGTCCGACCACACCGAGGGCGAGTTCGACAGTCCCGCCGGCGTCGCCGCGCCGGGAGGCCTGGCGAACTACGACGACCTGACTCTGCCGCAGGTGCGGGCACGGCTGCGCTCCCTGTCGCTGCCCCAGCTCGAGGAGCTCCTCGGCTACGAGCGTGAGCACGAGAACCGCCCGTCGTTCGTCGGGATGCTCACCCGGCGGATCGCCAACATGCGCAAGACCGAAGGTTCGAAGGATGGTGAGTAGCGGCGTCGAGCGGCCCCGCGGGGGTTCCGCGCCCTCCACGTCCGAGAACCCCTGGCCGGTTCGCACGGTCGCGCGCAAGATCGCCGACTGGATCCACCGGCTCGGTGCCGTGTGGGTGGAGGGCCAGGTCACACAGATCTCTGCGCGCCCGGGCACGCAGACGTCGTTCGTCACGCTGCGTGACCCAGCCGCCGACGTCTCCATGACGGTGACGTGCCCGGCGAGGTTGTTGCGGGCATGCGAGCCTCCGTTGCGCGACGGCGCGAGCGTGGTCGTGCACGCCAGACCGACGTTCTTCCTGGGCAGGGGGACGCTCAGTCTGCGTGCCGACGAGATCCGCCCGGTGGGCATCGGCGAGCTGCTCGCCCGCATCGAGCGCCTGCGCAAGCTCCTGGCCGCCGAGGGCCTGTTCGCTCCCGAACGCAAGCGGCCGTTGCCGTTCCTCCCGAGGGGCATCGGGCTGATCACGGGAAGGGCGTCGGCGGCCGAACACGACGTCCTCGTCAACGCCCAGGCCCGCTGGCCCGCCGCCAGGTTCCGGGTCCTCAACACCGCGGTCCAGGGAGCGCGCGCGGTGCCGCAGATCGTCCGGGCGTTGTCGACCCTCGATGCCGATCCGGACATCGACGTCATCGTCATCGCCCGCGGTGGTGGGAGCGTCGAGGACCTGCTGCCGTTCTCCGACGAGACGTTGTGCCGGGCGGTGGCCGCCGCCGGGACACCCGTTGTGAGCGCGATCGGGCACGAGCCGGACTCGCCGCTGCTCGACCTCGTCGCCGACCGGCGTTGTTCGACCCCGACGGACGCGGGCAAGACCGTGGTCCCGGACGTGGCCGAGGAGACGGCTCGCATCCACCAGCTCCGCGACCGGGCGCGGCGCGCTCTGCACGGTTGGGTGGACACGCAGACCCGGTTGCTCGAACAGATCCGCAGCAGACCGTCGCTTTCCGACCCGTTCGGTCCGATCGAGCGCCGCGCCGCCGAGGTCGAGACACAGGTGGAGCGGGGTCGGCGGGCGATTCTCACCACGCTCACCCACGAACAGTCCGCGCTCGCGTCGGCAAGGGCCCGCCTGGCGGCGCTGGGGCCGGCTGCGACGTTGGAGCGTGGGTACGCGGTGGTGCAGTACACCGACGACGAGGGCAACTTCAGAGTGTTGCGGTCGGTCTCCGAGGTGAGGGACGGTACTCCGCTGCGGGTGCGGGTCGCCGACGGCGCCGTTCGAGCGCTCGTGGGCGAGCCCGAGGCGTGAGCGAGGGGCAGGCCGCCCGATGCCGAGCCCGGTAGTGTGCGGCTCGAACCCCGCCCGCAACCGC encodes:
- a CDS encoding lipid droplet-associated protein: MKHVPFPLRVAAGLAVTTAERVRGLPKQLVELPVTVASQALQLSMRVQQHVTELAIRGDDALSSLRRPEETPEWATFDEDLDDVGGLGDETTAGVGTAPATDGDDPWAEEERALASDHTEGEFDSPAGVAAPGGLANYDDLTLPQVRARLRSLSLPQLEELLGYEREHENRPSFVGMLTRRIANMRKTEGSKDGE
- the xseA gene encoding exodeoxyribonuclease VII large subunit; translation: MVSSGVERPRGGSAPSTSENPWPVRTVARKIADWIHRLGAVWVEGQVTQISARPGTQTSFVTLRDPAADVSMTVTCPARLLRACEPPLRDGASVVVHARPTFFLGRGTLSLRADEIRPVGIGELLARIERLRKLLAAEGLFAPERKRPLPFLPRGIGLITGRASAAEHDVLVNAQARWPAARFRVLNTAVQGARAVPQIVRALSTLDADPDIDVIVIARGGGSVEDLLPFSDETLCRAVAAAGTPVVSAIGHEPDSPLLDLVADRRCSTPTDAGKTVVPDVAEETARIHQLRDRARRALHGWVDTQTRLLEQIRSRPSLSDPFGPIERRAAEVETQVERGRRAILTTLTHEQSALASARARLAALGPAATLERGYAVVQYTDDEGNFRVLRSVSEVRDGTPLRVRVADGAVRALVGEPEA